A DNA window from Hordeum vulgare subsp. vulgare chromosome 1H, MorexV3_pseudomolecules_assembly, whole genome shotgun sequence contains the following coding sequences:
- the LOC123404061 gene encoding beta-galactosidase 1-like, with the protein MERVSWQPLALLLLAAAAAVASGTEVGYDGRSMVIDGERRLLISGSIHYPRSTPEMWPDLIRKAKEGGLDAIETYVFWNGHEPRRRQYNFEGSYDIVRFFKEVQDAGMYAILRIGPYICGEWNYGGLPAWLRDISGMQFRMHNNPFEQEMETFTTLIVDKLKEAKMFAGQGGPIILSQIENEYGNVMDKLNNDESASEYIHWCAAMANKQNVGVPWIMCQQDQDVPPNVINTCNGFYCHDWFPKRTDIPKIWTENWTGWFKAWDKPDFHRSAEDIAFSVAMFFQTRGSLQNYYMYHGGTNFGRTSGGPYITTSYDYDAPLDEYGNIRQPKYGHLKDLHNVLKSMEKILLHGDYKDTTMGNTNVMVTKYTLDNSSACFISNKFDDKEVNVTLDDGATHVVPAWSVSILPDCKTVAYNSAKIKTQTSVMVKRPGVETVTDGLAWSWMPENLHPFMTDEKGNFRKNELLEQIATSGDQSDYLWYRTSLEHKGESNYKLHVNTTGHELYAFVNGKLVGRHYAPNGGFVFQMETPVKLHSGKNYISLLSATIGLKNYGALFEMMPAGIVGGPVKLVDTVTNTTAYDLSNSSWSYKAGLAGEYRETHLDKAKDRSQWRGGTIPVHRPFTWYKATFEAPTGEEPVVADLLGLGKGVVWVNGNNLGRYWPSYVAADMDGCRRCDYRGTFMADGDGQKCLTGCNEPSQRFYHVPRSFLKAGEPNTMVLFEEAGGDPTRVSFHTVAVGAACAEAAEVGDEVALACSHGRTISSVDVASLGVTRGKCGAYQGGCESKAALAAFTAACVGKESCTVRHTEDFRAGSGCDSGVLTVQATC; encoded by the exons TCGAGACGTACGTCTTCTGGAACGGCCACGAGCCTCGCCGCCGGCAGTACAACTTCGAGGGCAGCTACGACATCGTGCGCTTCTTCAAGGAGGTCCAGGACGCCGGCATGTACGCCATCCTCCGCATCGGCCCCTACATCTGCGGCGAGTGGAACTACGGCGGCCTGCCGGCATGGCTGCGCGACATCTCCGGCATGCAGTTCCGCATGCACAACAACCCCTTCGAG CAAGAGATGGAGACCTTCACGACCCTCATCGTCGACAAGCTCAAGGAGGCCAAGATGTTCGCCGGACAGGGAGGCCCCATCATCCTCTCTCAG atcgagAACGAGTACGGGAACGTCATGGACAAGCTCAACAACGACGAGTCGGCGTCTGAGTACATCCACTGGTGCGCCGCCATGGCCAACAAGCAGAACGTAGGCGTGCCGTGGATCATGTGCCAGCAGGACCAAGACGTCCCACCCAACGTG ATCAACACCTGCAACGGCTTCTACTGCCACGACTGGTTCCCCAAGAGGACCGACATCCCCAAGATCTGGACTGAGAACTGGACTGGCTG GTTCAAAGCCTGGGACAAGCCTGATTTCCACCGGTCCGCCGAAGACATCGCCTTCTCTGTTGCCATGTTCTTCCAGACGCGAGGATCGCTCCAGAACTACTACATG TACCATGGTGGCACCAACTTTGGCCGCACGTCGGGTGGCCCATACATCACAACCAGCTATGACTACGATGCCCCTCTCGATGAGTACG GTAACATCAGGCAGCCAAAATACGGGCACCTCAAGGACCTCCACAATGTCCTCAAGTCCATGGAGAAGATCCTACTCCATGGGGACTACAAGGACACCACCATGGGCAACACCAACGTCATG GTTACCAAGTACACGCTGGACAACTCCTCTGCCTGCTTCATCAGCAACAAGTTCGACGACAAGGAGGTCAATGTGACCCTCGACGACGGCGCAACCCATGTCGTGCCCGCATGGTCCGTGAGCATCCTGCCGGACTGCAAGACCGTCGCGTACAACAGCGCCAAGATCAAGACACAGACGTCGGTGATGGTGAAGAGGCCGGGGGTGGAAACCGTGACGGATGGCCTTGCTTGGTCGTGGATGCCCGAGAACCTCCATCCTTTCATGACGGACGAGAAGGGTAACTTCAGGAAGAACGAGCTGCTCGAGCAGATCGCGACGTCGGGCGACCAGAGCGACTACCTATGGTACAGGACAAG CTTGGAGCACAAGGGGGAATCGAACTACAAGTTGCACGTGAACACGACTGGCCATGAGCTCTACGCTTTCGTCAATGGCAAGCTTGTTG GGAGGCACTACGCTCCTAATGGCGGATTCGTCTTCCAAATGGAGACACCGGTGAAGCTCCACTCTGGCAAGAACTACATCTCCCTCCTCAGCGCCACCATCGGGCTCAAGAACTATGGTGCTCTGTTCGAGATGATGCCCGCCGGCATCGTGGGAGGGCCGGTGAAGCTCGTCGACACCGTCACCAACACCACCGCCTACGACCTCTCCAACAGCTCCTGGTCCTACAAGGCCGGCCTCGCCGGCGAGTACAGGGAGACCCACCTCGACAAGGCCAAGGACCGCAGCCAATGGAGAGGCGGCACCATCCCGGTGCACCGCCCCTTCACCTGGTACAAGGCGACCTTTGAGGCCCCCACCGGTGAGGAGCCCGTGGTGGCGGACCTGCTGGGGCTCGGCAAGGGCGTGGTGTGGGTCAACGGCAACAACCTGGGCCGCTACTGGCCGTCATACGTCGCCGCGGACATGGACGGCTGCCGGCGGTGCGACTACCGCGGCACATTCATGGCGGATGGCGACGGGCAGAAGTGCCTCACTGGCTGCAACGAGCCGTCCCAGAGGTTCTACCATGTGCCACGGTCGTTCCTCAAGGCCGGCGAGCCCAACACGATGGTGCTGTTCGAGGAGGCCGGCGGCGACCCGACGAGGGTGAGCTTCCACACCGTCGCTGTCGGGGCGGCGTGCGCGGAGGCCGCCGAGGTCGGCGACGAGGTGGCGCTGGCGTGCAGCCATGGCAGGACCATCTCCAGCGTGGACGTGGCCAGCCTCGGCGTCACGCGCGGCAAGTGCGGCGCGTACCAGGGCGGCTGCGAGTCCAAGGCGGCGCTGGCGGCGTTCACGGCAGCGTGCGTCGGCAAGGAGTCGTGCACGGTGCGGCACACGGAGGACTTCCGCGCCGGGTCCGGGTGTGACTCCGGCGTGCTCACCGTGCAGGCAACCTGCTGA